In one window of Cupriavidus necator N-1 DNA:
- the fusA gene encoding elongation factor G gives MARKTPIERYRNIGISAHIDAGKTTTTERILFYTGVNHKIGEVHDGAATMDWMEQEQERGITITSAATTAFWKGMAGNYPEHRFNIIDTPGHVDFTIEVERSMRVLDGACMVYCAVGGVQPQSETVWRQANKYRVPRLAFVNKMDRTGANFFKVYDQLKTRLKANPVPVVVPIGAEDGFQGVVDLLEMKAIIWDEASQGVKFEYQDIPAELQATAEEWREKMVESAAEASEELMEKYLGGEELTRAEIVKALRDRTIACEIQPMLCGTAFKNKGVQRMLDAVIDFLPSPVDIPPVTGTDEDDSEKKLERKADDNEKFSALAFKIMTDPFVGQLIFFRVYSGKINSGDTVYNPVKSKKERLGRILQMHANQREEIKEVLAGDIAAAVGLKDATTGDTLCDPAAPIVLERMVFPEPVISQAVEPKTKADQEKMGIALNRLAAEDPSFRVRTDEESGQTIISGMGELHLEILVDRMKREFGVEANIGAPQVAYRETIRKTAEGVEGKFVKQSGGRGQYGHAVITLEPQEPGKGFEFIDAIKGGVIPREYIPAVEKGIVDTLPNGILAGFPVVDVKVTLTFGSYHDVDSNENAFRMAGSMAFKEAMRKASPVLLEPMMAVEVETPEDYTGTVMGDLSSRRGIVQGMDDMVGGGKIIKAEVPLSEMFGYSTSLRSATQGRATYTMEFKHYAEAPKNIAEAVMTAKGK, from the coding sequence GTGGCTCGTAAGACTCCTATTGAGCGCTACCGTAACATCGGTATTTCGGCTCACATTGACGCGGGTAAAACCACCACGACCGAGCGGATCCTGTTCTACACCGGTGTGAACCACAAGATCGGTGAAGTGCATGATGGCGCGGCCACCATGGACTGGATGGAGCAGGAGCAGGAGCGCGGCATCACCATCACGTCTGCTGCGACCACCGCCTTCTGGAAGGGCATGGCCGGCAACTACCCCGAGCATCGCTTCAACATCATCGACACCCCGGGCCACGTGGACTTCACCATCGAGGTGGAGCGTTCCATGCGCGTGCTGGACGGCGCGTGCATGGTGTACTGCGCAGTGGGTGGCGTGCAGCCGCAGTCGGAAACCGTCTGGCGTCAGGCCAACAAGTACCGCGTGCCGCGTCTGGCATTCGTCAACAAGATGGACCGTACCGGCGCGAACTTCTTCAAGGTCTACGACCAGCTGAAGACCCGCCTGAAGGCCAACCCGGTGCCCGTCGTGGTGCCGATCGGCGCTGAAGACGGCTTCCAGGGCGTCGTCGATCTGCTGGAAATGAAGGCGATCATTTGGGACGAAGCCAGCCAGGGCGTGAAGTTCGAATACCAGGACATCCCGGCTGAGCTGCAAGCCACCGCTGAAGAATGGCGCGAGAAGATGGTCGAGTCCGCCGCCGAAGCCAGCGAAGAGCTGATGGAAAAGTACCTGGGCGGCGAAGAGCTGACCCGCGCCGAGATCGTCAAGGCGTTGCGTGACCGTACCATCGCCTGCGAAATCCAGCCGATGCTGTGCGGCACCGCGTTCAAGAACAAGGGCGTGCAGCGTATGCTCGACGCCGTGATCGACTTCCTGCCGTCGCCGGTCGACATTCCGCCGGTTACGGGCACGGACGAGGACGACAGCGAGAAGAAGCTCGAGCGCAAGGCTGACGACAACGAAAAGTTCTCGGCACTGGCGTTCAAGATCATGACCGACCCGTTCGTTGGTCAGCTGATCTTCTTCCGCGTCTACTCGGGCAAGATCAATTCGGGCGACACCGTGTACAACCCGGTCAAGAGCAAGAAGGAACGCCTGGGCCGTATTCTGCAGATGCATGCCAACCAGCGCGAAGAAATCAAGGAAGTGCTGGCCGGCGACATCGCCGCTGCAGTGGGTCTGAAGGACGCCACCACGGGCGACACGCTGTGCGATCCGGCTGCACCGATCGTGCTCGAGCGCATGGTGTTCCCGGAGCCGGTGATCTCGCAGGCTGTCGAGCCGAAGACCAAGGCTGACCAGGAAAAGATGGGCATCGCCCTGAACCGCCTGGCCGCTGAAGATCCGTCGTTCCGCGTGCGTACCGATGAAGAATCGGGTCAGACCATCATTTCGGGCATGGGCGAGCTCCACCTCGAAATTCTGGTCGACCGCATGAAGCGCGAATTCGGCGTGGAAGCCAACATCGGCGCGCCGCAGGTGGCCTACCGCGAAACCATTCGCAAGACGGCCGAAGGCGTCGAGGGCAAGTTCGTCAAGCAGTCGGGCGGCCGCGGCCAGTACGGTCACGCTGTGATCACGCTGGAACCGCAAGAGCCGGGCAAGGGCTTCGAGTTCATCGACGCCATCAAGGGCGGTGTGATTCCTCGCGAATACATCCCGGCGGTCGAAAAGGGTATCGTCGACACGCTGCCGAACGGCATCCTGGCTGGCTTCCCGGTGGTAGACGTGAAGGTCACGCTGACGTTCGGTTCGTACCACGACGTGGACTCGAACGAAAACGCGTTCCGCATGGCCGGCTCGATGGCTTTCAAGGAAGCCATGCGCAAGGCCAGCCCGGTTCTGCTTGAGCCGATGATGGCCGTGGAAGTGGAAACGCCGGAAGACTACACGGGTACCGTGATGGGCGACCTGTCGTCCCGCCGCGGCATCGTGCAGGGCATGGACGACATGGTGGGCGGCGGCAAGATCATCAAGGCCGAAGTCCCGCTGTCGGAAATGTTCGGTTATTCCACGTCGCTGCGCTCGGCCACGCAAGGCCGCGCCACGTACACCATGGAATTCAAGCACTACGCTGAAGCACCGAAGAACATCGCCGAAGCCGTGATGACGGCCAAGGGCAAGTAA
- the rpsG gene encoding 30S ribosomal protein S7 codes for MPRRREVPKRDVLPDPKFGNVEVAKFMNVLMLDGKKSVAERIVYGAFDQIEKKAGKAPIEVFSVAINNVKPVVEVKSRRVGGANYQVPVEVRPSRRLALAMRWLREAAKKRSEKSMALRLAGELLEASEGRGGAMKKRDEVHRMAEANKAFSHFRF; via the coding sequence ATGCCACGTCGTCGTGAAGTCCCCAAGCGGGATGTTCTGCCTGATCCGAAGTTCGGCAACGTTGAAGTTGCCAAGTTTATGAACGTGCTGATGCTGGACGGCAAGAAGTCGGTTGCCGAACGTATCGTCTATGGCGCGTTCGACCAGATCGAAAAGAAGGCAGGCAAGGCCCCCATCGAAGTGTTCTCCGTTGCCATCAACAACGTGAAGCCGGTGGTGGAAGTGAAGAGCCGTCGCGTGGGCGGCGCCAACTATCAGGTTCCGGTCGAAGTCCGTCCGTCGCGTCGTCTGGCATTGGCGATGCGTTGGCTGCGCGAGGCCGCGAAGAAACGCAGCGAGAAGTCGATGGCGCTGCGCCTGGCAGGTGAGCTGCTGGAAGCATCGGAAGGCCGTGGCGGCGCAATGAAGAAGCGCGACGAAGTGCACCGCATGGCCGAAGCCAACAAGGCGTTCTCGCATTTCCGCTTCTAA
- the rpsL gene encoding 30S ribosomal protein S12, with product MPTINQLVRKPRVSEVVKSKSPALENCPQRRGVCTRVYTTTPKKPNSALRKVAKVRLTNGFEVISYIGGEGHNLQEHSVVLIRGGRVKDLPGVRYHIVRGSLDLQGVKDRKQARSKYGAKRPKAA from the coding sequence ATGCCAACTATCAACCAACTGGTTCGCAAGCCGCGCGTCTCTGAAGTCGTCAAGAGCAAGAGCCCGGCGCTTGAGAACTGCCCCCAGCGCCGTGGCGTGTGCACCCGCGTGTACACCACGACGCCGAAGAAGCCGAACTCGGCACTGCGTAAGGTTGCCAAGGTGCGCCTGACCAACGGTTTCGAAGTCATTTCGTACATCGGCGGTGAAGGCCACAACCTGCAGGAACACTCGGTCGTGCTGATCCGCGGCGGCCGTGTGAAGGATTTGCCGGGTGTGCGTTACCACATCGTCCGTGGCTCGCTCGACTTGCAAGGCGTGAAGGACCGCAAGCAGGCTCGTTCGAAGTACGGCGCGAAGCGTCCGAAGGCAGCCTAA
- the recQ gene encoding DNA helicase RecQ — protein sequence MSHALAILKDVFGYHAFRGRQAEIIDHVATGGDCLVLMPTGGGKSLCYQIPALLRQRAGDGVGIVVSPLIALMQDQVAALTEAGVRAAVLNSTLTGAEASAVERDLLAGRIEILYVAPERLMTPRFQDLLERIRVGLFAIDEAHCVSQWGHDFRPEYIQLSVLHERFPYVPRIALTATADALTRNEIIERLALDNARVFISSFDRPNIRYRIVEKDNARQQLLAFIKAEHTAADGTHDSGIVYCLSRKKVEDTAQWLSGQGINALGYHAGMDAQVRQHHQARFREEEGLVMVATIAFGMGIDKPDVRFVAHLDLPKSMEGYYQETGRAGRDGLPANAWMAYGLGDVVQQKRMIDESEADEAFKRVSSSKLDALLGLCETAGCRRVRILAYFNEASEPCGNCDTCLEPPATWDGTREAQMALSCVYRTAQASRVHFGATHLIDVLRGNSSEKIRQWGHDKVSTFGIGKDRSVHEWHTVFRQLIAQGLLTIDHGGHGALLLGEDARAVLKGERQIILRRQATKPGKSGERAARGTRTDHTADMDADMLANWEALRRWRTEAAREHGVPAYVIFHDATLAELARTAPGSLSAMQGIPGIGASKLERYGQSILEALRGV from the coding sequence ATGTCGCACGCGCTGGCGATCCTCAAAGATGTGTTCGGCTACCACGCCTTCCGTGGGCGCCAGGCCGAGATCATCGACCACGTTGCGACGGGCGGCGACTGCCTGGTGCTGATGCCAACCGGCGGCGGCAAGTCGCTGTGCTACCAGATCCCGGCGCTGCTGCGCCAGCGTGCCGGCGACGGCGTCGGCATCGTGGTGTCGCCGTTGATCGCGCTGATGCAGGACCAGGTCGCGGCACTGACCGAAGCCGGCGTGCGCGCCGCGGTGCTCAATTCGACGCTGACCGGGGCCGAGGCCTCGGCGGTCGAGCGCGACCTGCTGGCCGGGCGCATCGAGATCCTCTACGTGGCGCCGGAACGGCTGATGACGCCGCGCTTCCAGGACTTGCTCGAGCGCATTCGGGTCGGGCTCTTTGCCATCGACGAAGCGCACTGCGTGTCGCAGTGGGGCCACGACTTCCGCCCCGAGTACATCCAGTTGTCGGTGCTGCATGAGCGCTTCCCGTACGTGCCGCGCATCGCGCTGACGGCAACGGCCGACGCACTCACGCGCAATGAGATCATCGAGCGCCTGGCGCTGGACAACGCCCGCGTCTTCATCTCCAGCTTCGACCGGCCCAATATCCGCTACCGCATCGTCGAGAAGGACAATGCGCGCCAGCAGCTGCTGGCCTTCATCAAGGCCGAGCACACCGCGGCCGACGGCACCCATGACAGCGGCATCGTCTATTGCCTGTCGCGCAAGAAGGTGGAAGACACGGCACAGTGGCTGAGCGGGCAGGGCATCAATGCGCTGGGCTACCACGCCGGCATGGATGCCCAGGTGCGCCAGCACCACCAGGCGCGCTTCCGCGAGGAAGAAGGGCTGGTGATGGTGGCGACGATCGCCTTCGGCATGGGCATCGACAAGCCCGACGTGCGCTTTGTCGCCCACCTGGACCTGCCCAAGAGCATGGAAGGCTACTACCAGGAAACCGGGCGCGCCGGCCGCGACGGCCTGCCGGCCAATGCCTGGATGGCCTACGGCCTGGGCGACGTGGTGCAGCAGAAGCGCATGATCGACGAGTCCGAGGCGGACGAGGCCTTCAAGCGCGTGTCGTCGTCCAAGCTCGATGCGCTGCTGGGCCTGTGCGAGACCGCGGGCTGCCGGCGCGTGCGCATCCTGGCGTATTTCAACGAGGCCAGCGAACCCTGCGGTAACTGCGATACCTGTCTGGAGCCGCCGGCGACCTGGGACGGCACGCGTGAGGCGCAGATGGCGCTGTCGTGCGTGTACCGCACTGCGCAGGCGAGCCGGGTTCACTTCGGCGCCACCCACCTGATTGACGTGCTGCGCGGCAACAGCTCGGAGAAGATCCGCCAGTGGGGGCACGACAAGGTGTCCACCTTCGGCATCGGCAAGGACCGCTCGGTGCATGAATGGCATACGGTGTTCCGCCAGCTGATCGCCCAGGGGCTGCTGACCATCGACCATGGCGGCCATGGCGCGCTGCTGCTGGGCGAGGACGCGCGCGCGGTGCTCAAGGGCGAGCGCCAGATCATCTTGCGTCGCCAGGCCACCAAGCCGGGCAAGTCCGGCGAGCGTGCCGCACGCGGCACCCGCACCGACCACACCGCGGACATGGATGCCGACATGCTGGCCAACTGGGAGGCGCTGCGCCGCTGGCGCACCGAGGCCGCGCGTGAGCACGGGGTGCCGGCCTATGTCATCTTCCACGATGCAACGCTGGCGGAGCTGGCCCGGACCGCGCCGGGATCCCTGTCGGCGATGCAGGGCATTCCCGGGATTGGTGCCTCCAAGCTTGAGCGCTACGGGCAGTCCATCCTGGAAGCGCTCCGCGGGGTCTGA
- the rpoC gene encoding DNA-directed RNA polymerase subunit beta', whose product MKALLDLFKQVQQEEQFDAIKIGLASPEKIRSWSYGEVKKPETINYRTFKPERDGLFCAKIFGPIKDYECLCGKYKRLKHRGVICEKCGVEVTLAKVRRERMGHIELAAPTAHIWFLKSLPSRLGMVLDMTLRDIERVLYFEAFVVIEPGMTPLKKSQIMSEDDYLAKCDEYGEGEFVAMMGAEGIRELLRGIDIEKQIEQIRAELQATGSEAKIKKFAKRLKVLEAFQRSGIKPEWMILEVLPVLPPELRPLVPLDGGRFATSDLNDLYRRVINRNNRLKRLLELKAPEIIVRNEKRMLQEAVDSLLDNGRRGKAMTGANKRPLKSLAEMIKGKGGRFRQNLLGKRVDYSGRSVIVVGPTLKLHQCGLPKLMALELFKPFIFHKLETMGIATTIKAAKKEVESQTPVVWDILEEVIREHPVMLNRAPTLHRLGIQAFEPVLIEGKAIQLHPLVCAAFNADFDGDQMAVHVPLSLEAQMEARTLMLASNNVLFPANGDPSIVPSQDVVLGLYYTTRDKINGRGEGMTFADISEVIRAYENKEVELASRVNVRITEYELVDKDAEGDARFAPKITLQATTVGRAILSEILPKGLPFSVLNKPLKKKEISRLINTAFRKCGLRETVIFADKLLQSGFRLATRAGISIAIDDMLVPPQKEKIIAEASAKVKEYDKQYMSGLVTDQERYNNVVDIWGAAGDQVGKAMMEQLQHEDVVDREGKTVKQESFNSIYMMADSGARGSAAQIRQLAGMRGLMAKPDGSIIETPITANFREGLNVLQYFISTHGARKGLADTALKTANSGYLTRRLVDVTQDLVVVEDDCGTSNGVAMKALVEGGEVIEALRDRILGRVTVADVVNPETQETAIEAGTLLDEDLVELIDNIGVDEVKVRTPLSCDTRYGLCGKCYGRDLGRGVLVNSGEAVGVIAAQSIGEPGTQLTMRTFHIGGAASRAAVASSVEAKATGTVRFTATMRYVTNAKGELIVISRSGEALITDDHGRERERHKIPYGATLLVQDGQAIKAGTQLATWDALTRPIVSEYTGTTKFENVEEGVTVAKQMDEVTGLSTLVVIDAKRRTAATKGIRPQVKLLDASGQEVKIPGTDHSVTIGFQVGALITVKDGQQVHVGEVLARIPTESQKTRDITGGLPRVAELFEARSPKDAAVLAEVTGTTSFGKDTKGKQRLVITDLDGNAHEFLIAKEKQVLVHDGQVVNKGEMIVEGPADPHDILRLKGIEELAHYIVDEVQDVYRLQGVKINDKHIEVIVRQMLRRVQIADVGDTKFIPGEQVERSELLDENDRVIAEGKRPATYENLLLGITKASLSTDSFISAASFQETTRVLTEAAIMGKTDDLRGLKENVIVGRLIPAGTGLAYHRARKAREASERERAQAIAEEEQSLFIEPAPVVQATTEGEGDNV is encoded by the coding sequence ATGAAAGCATTGCTCGATCTCTTTAAGCAGGTACAGCAGGAAGAGCAGTTCGACGCGATCAAGATCGGCCTGGCTTCGCCCGAGAAGATCCGTTCGTGGTCGTACGGCGAAGTCAAGAAGCCGGAAACGATCAACTACCGTACCTTCAAGCCGGAACGCGACGGCCTGTTCTGCGCCAAGATCTTTGGCCCGATCAAGGACTACGAGTGCCTGTGCGGCAAGTACAAGCGCCTGAAGCACCGTGGCGTGATCTGCGAGAAGTGCGGCGTTGAAGTGACGCTGGCCAAGGTGCGCCGCGAGCGCATGGGCCACATCGAACTGGCCGCGCCGACCGCGCACATCTGGTTCCTGAAGTCGCTGCCGTCGCGCCTGGGCATGGTCCTGGACATGACGCTGCGCGACATCGAGCGCGTGCTGTACTTTGAAGCATTCGTGGTGATCGAACCCGGCATGACCCCGCTCAAGAAGAGCCAGATCATGTCCGAAGACGACTACCTGGCGAAGTGCGACGAGTACGGCGAGGGCGAGTTCGTCGCCATGATGGGTGCCGAGGGCATCCGTGAGCTGCTGCGCGGCATCGACATCGAGAAGCAGATCGAACAGATCCGCGCCGAGCTGCAGGCCACCGGCTCCGAAGCCAAGATCAAGAAGTTCGCCAAGCGCCTGAAGGTGCTCGAGGCCTTCCAGCGTTCGGGCATCAAGCCCGAGTGGATGATCCTCGAAGTGCTGCCGGTGCTGCCGCCCGAGCTGCGCCCGCTGGTGCCGCTGGACGGCGGCCGCTTCGCGACCTCGGACCTGAACGACCTGTATCGCCGCGTCATCAACCGTAACAACCGCCTCAAGCGCCTGCTGGAGCTGAAGGCGCCTGAAATCATCGTGCGCAACGAAAAGCGCATGCTGCAGGAAGCGGTTGACTCGCTGCTGGACAACGGCCGTCGCGGCAAGGCGATGACTGGCGCCAACAAGCGTCCGCTGAAGTCCCTGGCTGAAATGATCAAGGGCAAGGGCGGCCGTTTCCGTCAGAACCTGCTGGGCAAGCGCGTCGACTACTCGGGCCGTTCGGTCATCGTGGTGGGCCCGACCCTCAAGCTGCACCAGTGCGGCCTGCCCAAGCTGATGGCGCTCGAGCTGTTCAAGCCGTTCATCTTCCACAAGCTGGAAACGATGGGCATCGCCACCACCATCAAGGCGGCGAAGAAGGAAGTGGAAAGCCAGACCCCGGTGGTGTGGGACATCCTCGAAGAGGTGATCCGCGAGCACCCGGTGATGCTGAACCGTGCGCCGACGCTGCACCGCCTGGGTATCCAGGCGTTCGAGCCGGTGCTGATCGAAGGCAAGGCCATCCAGCTGCACCCGCTGGTCTGCGCGGCGTTCAACGCCGACTTCGACGGTGACCAGATGGCTGTTCACGTCCCGCTGTCGCTGGAAGCGCAGATGGAAGCTCGCACGCTGATGCTGGCTTCCAACAACGTGCTGTTCCCGGCCAACGGCGACCCGTCGATCGTGCCGTCGCAAGACGTGGTGCTGGGTCTGTACTACACGACCCGCGACAAGATCAACGGCCGCGGCGAGGGCATGACCTTTGCCGACATCAGCGAAGTGATCCGCGCCTACGAGAACAAGGAAGTCGAACTGGCTTCGCGCGTGAACGTGCGTATCACCGAGTATGAGCTGGTCGACAAGGACGCCGAGGGCGACGCCCGTTTCGCACCCAAGATCACGCTGCAGGCCACCACGGTCGGCCGCGCGATCCTGTCCGAGATCCTGCCCAAGGGGCTGCCGTTCTCGGTGCTGAACAAGCCGCTCAAGAAGAAGGAAATCTCGCGCCTGATCAACACCGCGTTCCGCAAGTGCGGTCTGCGCGAGACGGTGATCTTCGCCGACAAGCTGCTGCAGTCGGGCTTCCGCCTGGCAACCCGCGCCGGTATCTCGATCGCCATCGACGACATGCTGGTGCCGCCGCAGAAGGAAAAGATCATCGCCGAGGCCTCGGCCAAGGTGAAGGAATACGACAAGCAGTACATGTCGGGTCTGGTGACCGACCAGGAACGCTACAACAACGTCGTGGACATCTGGGGCGCCGCCGGCGACCAGGTGGGCAAGGCGATGATGGAGCAGCTCCAGCACGAAGACGTGGTCGACCGCGAAGGCAAGACCGTGAAGCAAGAGTCGTTCAACTCCATCTACATGATGGCCGACTCGGGCGCACGGGGTTCCGCCGCGCAGATCCGCCAGCTGGCCGGTATGCGTGGCCTGATGGCAAAGCCGGACGGCTCGATCATTGAAACGCCGATCACGGCGAACTTCCGTGAAGGCCTGAACGTTCTGCAGTACTTCATCTCGACCCACGGCGCACGTAAGGGCCTGGCCGATACGGCACTGAAGACCGCGAACTCGGGTTACCTGACCCGTCGTCTGGTCGACGTGACGCAGGATCTGGTTGTGGTGGAAGACGATTGCGGCACCTCCAACGGCGTGGCCATGAAGGCCCTGGTCGAAGGCGGTGAAGTGATCGAAGCCCTGCGCGACCGTATCCTCGGCCGTGTGACCGTGGCCGACGTGGTGAACCCTGAAACCCAGGAAACCGCGATCGAAGCCGGCACGCTGCTGGATGAAGACCTGGTTGAGCTGATCGACAACATCGGCGTGGACGAAGTCAAGGTCCGCACCCCGCTGTCGTGCGACACGCGCTACGGCCTGTGCGGCAAGTGCTACGGCCGCGACTTGGGCCGCGGCGTGCTGGTGAACTCCGGCGAAGCGGTTGGCGTGATTGCCGCCCAGTCGATCGGTGAGCCGGGCACGCAGCTGACCATGCGTACGTTCCACATCGGTGGTGCGGCATCGCGTGCGGCAGTGGCGTCGAGCGTGGAAGCCAAGGCAACCGGTACCGTGCGTTTCACGGCGACGATGCGTTACGTCACCAATGCGAAGGGCGAACTGATCGTCATCTCGCGTTCGGGCGAGGCGCTGATCACCGACGACCACGGCCGCGAGCGCGAACGCCACAAGATCCCGTACGGCGCCACGCTGCTGGTGCAGGACGGCCAGGCCATCAAGGCTGGCACGCAGCTGGCCACGTGGGACGCGCTGACTCGCCCGATCGTTTCGGAATACACCGGCACGACCAAGTTCGAGAACGTCGAAGAAGGCGTGACCGTCGCCAAGCAGATGGACGAAGTCACCGGCCTGTCGACCCTGGTGGTGATCGACGCCAAGCGCCGCACGGCTGCAACCAAGGGCATCCGCCCGCAGGTGAAGCTGCTCGACGCCAGCGGCCAGGAAGTGAAGATCCCGGGCACGGACCATTCCGTGACCATCGGCTTCCAGGTCGGCGCGCTGATTACCGTGAAGGATGGCCAGCAGGTGCACGTGGGTGAAGTGCTCGCGCGTATCCCGACCGAATCGCAAAAGACCCGCGACATTACCGGTGGTCTGCCGCGTGTGGCCGAGCTGTTCGAAGCGCGTTCGCCGAAGGACGCCGCCGTGCTGGCGGAAGTCACCGGCACGACCTCGTTCGGCAAGGACACCAAGGGCAAGCAGCGTCTGGTCATTACCGACCTGGACGGAAATGCCCACGAGTTCCTGATCGCGAAGGAAAAGCAGGTGCTGGTGCACGACGGCCAGGTGGTGAACAAGGGCGAAATGATCGTGGAAGGTCCGGCGGACCCGCACGACATCCTGCGCCTGAAGGGCATCGAAGAGCTGGCGCACTACATCGTGGACGAAGTCCAGGACGTGTACCGTCTGCAGGGCGTGAAGATCAACGACAAGCACATCGAAGTGATTGTTCGTCAGATGCTGCGCCGCGTGCAGATCGCCGATGTCGGCGACACCAAGTTCATCCCGGGTGAACAGGTGGAGCGTTCGGAACTGCTCGACGAGAACGACCGCGTGATCGCCGAAGGCAAGCGTCCGGCCACGTACGAGAACCTGCTGCTGGGTATTACCAAGGCGTCGCTGTCGACCGACAGCTTCATCTCGGCGGCATCGTTCCAGGAAACCACGCGCGTGCTGACCGAAGCCGCGATCATGGGCAAGACCGACGACCTGCGTGGTCTGAAGGAAAACGTGATCGTCGGCCGTCTGATCCCGGCCGGTACCGGCCTGGCCTACCACCGCGCCCGCAAGGCGCGCGAGGCCTCCGAGCGCGAACGCGCCCAGGCGATCGCCGAAGAAGAGCAGTCGCTCTTCATCGAGCCGGCGCCGGTGGTGCAGGCGACGACCGAAGGCGAAGGCGACAACGTCTGA